AACGACGCACACACTTGGCCTATATCGAACCAACTCCAACAAGGTGGGGTTCCGCTATGGCCAGGTTTCTAACTTACGACCTCAACCCAACGCACTACCCTGACATAATCGCGTTGCTGTTAACATGACATATTGACGTTGCTACGACAGCACAATCGGTTTGCATTGTTCGCGTGTTTTCGGTGCTTCGTAAGGATCATCCACGAGGCGGCAGTCTTTTAGATCACAATGTTCTAAGAAGAAACTTTGGAAATAAGCGCCTGCCCAAGTCACCCTTCGATCGTCATCATAAACCAGGGCTACCACCGGTCGCCCCTACCACAGAAAAACTATTTTCCGTCGTAAAACTTCCGCGCCCAGGCGGCGATATCGCCGCGCCGGGCGAACCAAATGTCTTTGTGATTTTTTGCGTAGGCGATAATTTTTTCAAACGTGTCGATGTAGGGAATCCGCGAACTCAGGTAGCCGTGGGTGATCACGTTCATCATCGTCGGGTCGCGTTCGCCGATGTCGTAGCGGTAGTCGAACTCGTCTTTGAACTTGTCGAAAAATTCGTGGCGCGTGCCCTCTTCCTGCATGCGGTGATCGTTGATCGTGTACTGATGCGGGATCATGATCAGCGTCTTGGCGCCGATCTTGATCGGATAAGGCATCTCGTCGTCGTGATAATCGCAGTTGTACGTGAGCCCGGCTTCGAGATTAAGTTCCAGCGTGTTGTCGGTGGAACGCACGCCCGGCGACGACCAACCGGTGGGGCGCTCGCCGGTTAATTTCGCGATCGCTTCGACGGTTTTGAAAATATTCTCGCGCTCCTGTTCGCGCGTCAACATGTAAAGATATTCGCCCTGGTCCCAGCCATGGGCGACCAACTCGTGGCCGCGCCCATGCGCGTACTTGACTAACTCCGGCCAATACTCGCAGGTCAGTCCATTGATCGGCAAACTCACTTTCAAATCGTACTTGTCGCAAATATCGAGCAACCGCTTGACGCCGATCTTGCCGCCGAAGTCGCGAAAGGTTTCTGTCGAATAGTCGTGCTTGCACAGCGCATTGGCCGGCAGCGGCGATTGCAGCGCGCCGCCGCGCGACGGTTTGTTGCGGTCCCAGCATTCGAAGGCGATGCCGAGCACGAACGCCACGCGAGCGTTGTTGGGCCAGTGAAATTTTTGCTGCGCCATTTTGCGATCCTCCGGCAAAAACTATTGACTTCGAATAACGAAGCAACCTATAGCGTAAGGGGCAGGTTCTAACAAGGAGAAAGTCGCCATGAAAACCCGTACGTTGCCCTATCCCAATTCGATTCTATTCAACGGCAAGATCCGCACCTTCACCAGCGAAAGCGCCACATGCGAAGCGCTGGCGATCAGCGGATCGCGCATCGTCGCGGCGGGGAAGTTAGAGGACATTCGCCGCTTCGCCGGACCGGACACCGAGATGATCGATCTCAAGGGACACACGGCGATCCCCGGCTTGACCGACACCCATGTGCATCTTTCGGAAAAAGGCACGGCCGAGATGGAGCTAGTCGACTGCCGCGACTTTTATGTCGACGTCCATTCGGTGCCGGATATTTTACAACGGCTCGCCAACGCCGCGGCGAGCGCGCCCAAAGGTTCGTGGCTGGTCTCCCACGGCAGTCCCATGCAAGATTTTCGCATCGCCGATCATCGTTTTCCCGACCGCCACGATCTCGACCGTGCCGTGCCGGATCATCCGGTGTCGATCTCCTTCGGCGCCCACGTGACGATTGGCAACAGCCTGGCGCTGGCGGCAGCAAAAATTACCCGCGACACGCCGCACCCGGCGGGAGGCCATATCAAACACGACGCGCAAACCGGCGAACCCACCGGGGAATTGCACGAGCGCGCCCAGCTGATACTCAGAAAAGTCGCGCCGGAATTTAATTATTTGCAGTTGAAAGACGGCATCGTCTACGCGTTGAACCAATGCTTGCAGCGCGGCGTCACCACCGTGCACGACATCGTGCGCTACGCCGAACCGGTGCGGGCTTATCAAGAACTTTACAAAGAAGGCCGCATGCACGCTCGCGTCAGCATCCTGCCGCGAATTATTGAATCGATGATCGAAACCAAAAGTCTCACCGAGTTGGGTCTCACCACCGGCTTCGGCAACGAGTGGCTGCGTATCGGCGGCGTCAAGATGAGCATCGACGGCGGCATCACCGGGCGCAACGCCTGCTTCCATGAGCCGTATGAGAACGACGAACATAACCACGGCATCATTAGAATCCAGCAAGACGAATTGAATCACACCGTGCAAGTTTGCCACGACGCCGGCCTGCGCTGCTGTGTGCACGCCATCGGCGACAAGGCTTTCGACATGGCGCTCGACGCCTATGAGAATGCCATCGAGCACTCGCCGCGCAAAGACCACCGCCATCGTATCGAACACATGGGCAACTGGCTCGCCACGCCAAAATTAATCGGCCGCATGGTGCGCTCGGGCATCGTCGCGGTGCCCAACATCGCCTTCGCTTATTACATCGGCGATGCGATTCTCGATTGCGTCGGCGAACGCCGGTTGACCAAAGCATTTCCGTTTCACACGCTGTTGAAAAACGGCGTGATCATGTCCGGCGGCTCCGACTCGCCGGGCTACTGGCCGGTGGACCCGCTGCGCGACATCGCCACCGCGGCGTCGCGCAAAATGCGTTGGGGCGAAGTGTGGATTCCCGAGGAAAAGATCACCGTCGCCCAAGCCTTCGCCATGCACACCACCACCGCGTCCTGGGTCGGCTTCGAAGAAAACGACAAGGGAACTTTGGAAGTCGGCAAGCTCGCCGACATCGCCGTGCTGGCGGAGGATCCGTTTGCAATCGCGCCGGAAAAAATCCGAGAACTAAACGTCGAGATGACAATGGTCGGCGGCGAAGTGAAGTATCAAGCGTGAACGAAGCGAATAGACCCAAGCCGAAGGCGTCTCAACCCATCGACTTGAATCGGACTCTTCCTTCCGTCATACCGGCGCAGGCCGGTATCCAGGCTGGGGGATGGGTCTGGATTATCAAATTGCACAAACGCGAAGGATTTCCACCGACGCATCAATTCATGCGGTCGACGGAAACGAAGGGGCGGTGCGCATCGCGCTCCGAGGAGAGATTGATTTTCTTGCGTTGCTTGTAGACGTGGATGCACAGCTCTTCGATGGTCGCCGTGCCGCTGTTCTTACTGCTCTGCGGCCCCGCCGACATCGGCTCCCATTGCACCGTGATCGACTGAATTTTGTCCGACTGATCCTGCCACGAGACCCGCAAGAGCCGGCCATGCAACCGGTCGACATAATTTCCCGCCAGGCGAAACACCTGGGATAGACTCAATAGATCCGGCGGCTCGACGAAAGGCTTGCGCTGCTCGCGCGCCACCGCGTCCATGCGGCGGATTTCATCGAGCTGGTAAATTTTCTCGACATCCATCGCCATCGAAGTTCCCCGGTTCCAGGCCTGCACGACGAAAGCCTCACCATGGGTCTTTACTTCCACCGCCTTGAGGCTCAACGCTTGGAGCGCCTGGCCGATGCAACGAAGTATCGACGCATAGCGCATTTTCTTTTGCGCCACGGCTAGATTTACCGCGCCGGTTGTCATGGCAAGAAGTTAGAGCAACGTCCATACCAGGCGGGGATGCGGTAGATTCGCAAGATGTCCGTGAATGTTTGAAGCGACTGCGCAATTTTGTCCGCCGCCGCGCCAAACTGGTCGGCGAGCGGTCAGGCTGGCGCGGGTTAAGCGGCCATTGTCGCAACTCTGAATGCGCCGACTGAAGGAGAAAATCGTTAGCGGATCTTCATCTCCGCGGCCAAGATTTTTTCATCCGGCCGCGGTTTCCAAATTACATTGCGCACCACGCCGTAGTTCTCCGCCAGCGTGTAAAGCGGCACGAAGGGCACTTCGTCCATTAAGATACGTCCCGCTTGTTGGAGCAACGCAATGCGCTTTTTCGGATCGCCGGTTTTTTGTTCTTCGTCGATCAACTTGTCGAACTCGGCGTTCTTGTACTGAATGCGCGGGCTCACACCGGAGCGAAAATACTGATCGTAAACCGTATCGGCATCGATAGCCGGCCGGCCGACGTAATAGAAGGGCAGCTTGCCGCCATTGACCCCTTCCTTGCCCCAGAAAATGACAAACTCTTGCGAGATCAATTCAGCTTTAACGCCCGCCTTGGCCAATTGATCGGCGATCACTTGGCAAACTTCGCGCGCTTTCGGATAGCGGTCCGGCGAGAAATAGAGTTTCACTTCCAAGCCGTCGGTGAAGCCGGCCTTAACCAACAGCTCTTTGGCCTTCTTGGGATCGTAGGGATAGCGTTTGATCTTGGGATCGAAGCCGATGACGTTGGCACTCATCGGCCCGTTCATCACATAGCCGTTGCCTTCGTAGATATGTTTAATGATCTGCGTCGGATCGACGGCGTAGTTGATCGCCTGGCGAACTAATTTGTTATCGAAGGGCTTGTGAGTATTGTTCATGGCGAGAAAATGCATGCGCAGACCTTCGACTTTTTCGGCGCGGACCTTGGCATGTTTGTCGAAGCGCGACAGCTCTTCGATCGGCACGTTGTTGATCAGATCGCCCTGGCCGGCCAACAAACCCGACACCCGGCCGGAATCTTCTTTCACTGTCTTGATGACAATTTCTTTAATGTCTTTTTTGCCGTTCCAATAGTCGTCGTTGCGGGTCAAAACCAAGTTGGCGCCGCGCTGCCAGCTGACATACTTATAGGGCCCGGTGCCGAGCGGATGTTGGTCCACTTGATCGCCGTACTTCTCGGCCGCCGCTTTGCTGATCATGTAGCGGTTGTAAAGCCGGTCGAGAAACACTGCGTTGGGCACTTCCGTGGTAAAAACCACGGTGTAATCGTCTGAAGCTTGGATCTCGGTAACATCGCGAAAATTTTCCGCCTGCAAACTTTGCTTGTCGTTCTTGATCCGGTTAACCGAGTGAATTACATCCTTCGCGGTAAACGGGCTGCCGTCGTGGAAACGGACGTTCTTGCGCAGTTTGAATTCCCACTTCTTACCGTCGAACTTCCACGACTCGGCGAGCACGCCGAGATATTCTTTCTTAGCGTAATTGATTTCAATCAACGGCTCGATCATATGCTGCCAAATGCCGTAGTGCGGACTGGCGCTGATCGCGTAGGGATGCAGCGTGTCGAGTCCGACTGCGGCGAGCACCGTCAGCCGCTCGCGCGACGCCGCGTAGCTTGTGCGGACAATGCCATTGCCGAGCAACGTGCCCAGGCCGGCGAGTGCTACTTGTTTGAGAAAATCTCTGCGCTCGATGCCCTTAGTCTTTGAACTCATTCGATCCTCCAAATTGACAACCATGCATGGCTCTCGCCGCCATCAGCGAATTTTCATATCGAAGGCGAGAATTTTTTCTTCCGGGTGGGCTTTCCAGATCACGTTGCGCGCGACACCGTAGATTTCCGCCAAGGTGTACAAGGGGACTAACGCCGCCTCCTCCATGAGGATGCGGCCAATTTGTTGCAATAACGCGGCGCGTTTCTTCTGATCGCCGGTCTTTTGCTCCTCGTCAATCAGCCGGTCCACCTCGGCGTTTTGAAAACTGACTCGCTTGGTTCTGCCGGAGCGGTAATACTGATCGTAGACCGTGTCCGCGTCGATCGCCGGCCGGCCCACATAGTAAAAGGGAATTTTGCCGCCGTTGACCCCGTCCGAACCCCAGAAGATCGCGAACTCTTGCGAGACCAGCTCGGTTTTTACCCCGGCTTTGGCGAGTTGGTCGGCAATCACCTGGCATACCTCGCGCGCTTTTGGATAGCGATCGGGAGAAAAATAGAGCTTCACCTCCAAGCCGTTGGCAAAGCCGGCTTGAGTCAACAGCTCTTTGGCCTTCTTCGGATCGTACGCATAGCGCTTGGTCTTGGGATCGTAACCGATCACGTTGGCGCCGAGCGGCCCGTTCATCACATAACCATTGCCTTCATAGATATGCTTGATGACCACCGTCGGGTCGACGGCATGGTTGAACGCCTGGCGCACCAGCTTGTTGTCGAACGGCTTGTGCATGACGTTCATCGCTAAAAAATACATTCTCAGCCCTTCGACTTTTTCCGCGCGCACCCGCGGATGTTTATCCAAGCGGGCAATCTCCTCCACCGGGACATTGTTGACGACGTCGCCTTGCCCAGCGAGCAATCCGGCGAGCCGCGCCGCATCCTCGCCGACTTTTTTCAAGACGATTTCTTTGACGGCGGCCTTCGCTCCCCAGTAATCGTCGTTTCGCGTCATGACCAGATTGCCATCGCGCTGCCAGCTGACGAACTTGTAAGGTCCGGTGCCGATGGCGTGTTGATCGGCGTCCTCGCCATACTTCTCCGCCGCGCTCTTGCTCACCATAAACCGGTTTTGCAATCGATCGAGAAAAACCGCGTTCGGCACAGTGGTTGTGAAGATCACGGTGTAATCGTTCACAGCTTGTACTTCCGTCAGGTCGTCGAAGTTCGATTTCTGCAAACTGCGCTTGTCATTTTTCGTTCGATTGACTGAATGGACGACATCGTGAGCGGTGAACGGCGCGCCGTTGTGAAAACGAATCCCTTTCCTGAGCTGAAATACCCAAGTGTTTCCTTGGAACTTCCACGACTCGGCGAGCACGCCGTAATAATCTTTGCGGGCGTAGTTGATCTCCACCAGCGGCTCGATCATGTGTTGCCAGATGCCATACTGCGGCCCGGAACTATGAGCGTAAGGGTGAAGGGAGTCCAAACCGATGCTGCTGAGAATCATCAGCCGATCGCGCGATGCGGCGTAACTCACTTTCGCCAGCGAACCGCCCAACGCCGCAGTCAAACCCAGCAACGCGCCCTGCTTCAAGAAATCGCGCCGAGCAATGGTTTTGTTGTTTGTCCGCATGGAAGCTCCATTGACGCTGCTGCTAATTGACGCAACGCCGTCAGCCGTAGTTATTTTATACTCATGTCCCAGGCTTTGACTTTTTCATCGGCGCGCACTTTCCACGCCAGATTTTTCGCCGCGCCGTAGATATCGGCGAGATTGAACAGCGGAATGAACGGCGCCTCGTCCATGATGATCTTGCCGGCTTGCTGCAAAAGCTGCACGCGCTTCTTGTTATCCGGCGTTTTCTGCTGCTCCTCGATGATCTTGTCTAACTCAGGATTGCTATAACCGGTGCGCTTAGTCGTGCCGGTGCGAAAATACTGATCGTAAAGCGTATCGGCATCGGCCAAACCGCCTCGGCCAATGTAATAAAATGGCAGCTTGCCGCCGTTGACGCCTTGCTTGTCCCAGAACAAAGCCCACTCCTGGGAAATCAGTTCGACGCGAAAACCGCCCTTGACCATCTGCGCCGCCACCACCTGACAAACCTCGCGGTCTTTAGGATAACGGCCGGCGGAATAGTAGAGCTGAATATCGCAGCCATTGGCGAAGCCGGCTTGCGCCAACAGCTCTTTCGCTTTTTGCGGATTGTACGGATAGCGTTTCAACTTGGGATCGGCGCCGAGCACGTTGGCGCCCACCGGACCGTTGCACGGATAACCGATGCCGTCGAAAATATTGCGGATGATCGACGGCGCATCGACGCTGTAGTTGGCCGCCTGGCGCACCAGCTTGTTGTCCCAAGGCTTGAAGGCAACGTTGATGGCGAGAAAAAACATCCGCAAGCCTTCCACCTGATCGATACGGACGCGCGGATGTTTGCGCAGGCGCGCCACTTCATGGTCGGGTACGTTGTTGACAAAATCCGCCTGACCCGATTCCAAAGCCGCCAGCCGCGCGGTATCTTCCGTAACCTTTTTGAAAACGACATCTTTGATACTCGCCTTGCCG
This genomic interval from Deltaproteobacteria bacterium contains the following:
- a CDS encoding twin-arginine translocation signal domain-containing protein, whose protein sequence is MVRKNATISRRAFLKQGAALAAGAAAWPHYLLDAQAASRDRVTIYHSSVADSIHPFDHSSSPIYGNWQHVIEPLVEYDGGRKDYLPVLAESWQFQGNKWIFKLRKGIKFHNGAPFTSKDVVFSIEKIRDEKGGSLQAPNFKDVTEIQTPDDQTVIFVTKQPNAVFLDRLDNRFMLSKVAGEKYGDKLYENLVGTGPYKFVSYQRGGNLVFTRNDDYWGGKASIKDVVFKKVTEDTARLAALESGQADFVNNVPDHEVARLRKHPRVRIDQVEGLRMFFLAINVAFKPWDNKLVRQAANYSVDAPSIIRNIFDGIGYPCNGPVGANVLGADPKLKRYPYNPQKAKELLAQAGFANGCDIQLYYSAGRYPKDREVCQVVAAQMVKGGFRVELISQEWALFWDKQGVNGGKLPFYYIGRGGLADADTLYDQYFRTGTTKRTGYSNPELDKIIEEQQKTPDNKKRVQLLQQAGKIIMDEAPFIPLFNLADIYGAAKNLAWKVRADEKVKAWDMSIK
- a CDS encoding amidohydrolase, with amino-acid sequence MKTRTLPYPNSILFNGKIRTFTSESATCEALAISGSRIVAAGKLEDIRRFAGPDTEMIDLKGHTAIPGLTDTHVHLSEKGTAEMELVDCRDFYVDVHSVPDILQRLANAAASAPKGSWLVSHGSPMQDFRIADHRFPDRHDLDRAVPDHPVSISFGAHVTIGNSLALAAAKITRDTPHPAGGHIKHDAQTGEPTGELHERAQLILRKVAPEFNYLQLKDGIVYALNQCLQRGVTTVHDIVRYAEPVRAYQELYKEGRMHARVSILPRIIESMIETKSLTELGLTTGFGNEWLRIGGVKMSIDGGITGRNACFHEPYENDEHNHGIIRIQQDELNHTVQVCHDAGLRCCVHAIGDKAFDMALDAYENAIEHSPRKDHRHRIEHMGNWLATPKLIGRMVRSGIVAVPNIAFAYYIGDAILDCVGERRLTKAFPFHTLLKNGVIMSGGSDSPGYWPVDPLRDIATAASRKMRWGEVWIPEEKITVAQAFAMHTTTASWVGFEENDKGTLEVGKLADIAVLAEDPFAIAPEKIRELNVEMTMVGGEVKYQA
- a CDS encoding twin-arginine translocation signal domain-containing protein, whose translation is MVVNLEDRMSSKTKGIERRDFLKQVALAGLGTLLGNGIVRTSYAASRERLTVLAAVGLDTLHPYAISASPHYGIWQHMIEPLIEINYAKKEYLGVLAESWKFDGKKWEFKLRKNVRFHDGSPFTAKDVIHSVNRIKNDKQSLQAENFRDVTEIQASDDYTVVFTTEVPNAVFLDRLYNRYMISKAAAEKYGDQVDQHPLGTGPYKYVSWQRGANLVLTRNDDYWNGKKDIKEIVIKTVKEDSGRVSGLLAGQGDLINNVPIEELSRFDKHAKVRAEKVEGLRMHFLAMNNTHKPFDNKLVRQAINYAVDPTQIIKHIYEGNGYVMNGPMSANVIGFDPKIKRYPYDPKKAKELLVKAGFTDGLEVKLYFSPDRYPKAREVCQVIADQLAKAGVKAELISQEFVIFWGKEGVNGGKLPFYYVGRPAIDADTVYDQYFRSGVSPRIQYKNAEFDKLIDEEQKTGDPKKRIALLQQAGRILMDEVPFVPLYTLAENYGVVRNVIWKPRPDEKILAAEMKIR